The sequence CTACCTAGAGCTAGCCAGCTCAAAATGGACTTTACTAGATATGTCTTTGTAAGCGACATAACTAAACGACCATTGACCAGCATTAGCTCAGAAATCTGGAAGGCGGCACTCGATGAGGCAGGTATTAAAGATTTTCGTTGGCACGACATTAGGCACACCTGGGCAAGCTGGTTAGTCCAAAGTGGCGTTGGCTTACTTGAGTTAAAAGAAATGGGTGGCTGGGAAAGTGTCGAGATGGTCCAGAAGTATGCTCACTTAGCACCACAACATTTACACAAAAACGCTGTTCTATTAGAGACCCCACGAGCCATGGGTTTGGCACAAGATGTCACAAATCTGGCACACGTAAAAAATCCCCTGCTACCTTGGACAGTAAACTAGGGGATTTTTTGGAGATTTACGTATGTAAATCAATGTTCTGGCGGAGGCGGTGAGATTCGAACTCACGGAAGGGTATAAGCCTTCGACGGTTTTCAAGACCGTTGCATTCAACCGCTCTGCCACGCCTCCTTAAGAGATGCGTATAGTACCTAATAACCACGGGCTTGCCAAGCCTTTTTTTACTTTTTTATTGGTTTATTTTATAACCTATTCTTTATAAAGTTATTGTTCTTCTCTCAAGTACACCCACTCATGCGCTTTTGAGTGTTCATCGCTATAGCGATAGCCCGCTAGATCGAAGTTCTTCAGGGCTTCTGGCGTGTTTATTTGATTTTCAGCGGCATATTTCACCATCAAACCTCGGGCTTTTTTGGCGTAAAAGCTGATGATTTTGTATTCACCGTTCTTTTTGTCCTTAAAAACAGGCGTAATGATGGGATAAGCCAAGGTTTTTAAGTCTACTGCTTTAAAGTATTCATTAGACGCCAGGTTGATCAGCGTTGTGTGGCCACCTTCGCGCATGTACTGATTGATTTGTTTGGCGATGGTCTGGCCCCAATAAGCATATAGATTAGCGCCTTTAGCATTCTGTAATTTAGTGCCCATCTCTAAGCGGTAAGGCTGCATTAAATCTAAAGGCTTTAAAATGCCATACAGCCCTGACAAAATGCCTAGATGCTGTTGCAGATAGTCGGTGGCCGCTGGCGTTAAATGGTAGGCGTCTAGGCCATCATAAACATCACCTTTAAAGAGATACACTGCCTGTTTTGCATTTTTTAAATCAAATGGCGTCGCCCACTCACCAAATCGCTCGCTATTCAATAAGGCAATCTTATCCGACACCTTCATCAGCTCGGCAATCGCCTGCGGCGACAGTTTGCGGCAAACCTTAATTAAAGCTTCGCTATGTGCCAACAAAGGGCTTTGGGTATACGTTTGAGTGGGTGCGGGTGTGGTTTCATCTAGGGTTTTTGCGGGTGATAATACAAAGAACATAAGGCCCCCTTATCATTAATTAATCATAAATAGTAAAGCTCATTCTATCAGCCCCTCAGCCGGCCTCATAGGGTTAAATAATTAAGATTAACTATAGGTCATGATCAAAAATATAGGCCAAAATGAATTTAAATTAGAGTGACTATACAAACCCCTCAATCCTGCTTTATGATGGCTGTAGGCCTTTATTTTATGTACGCATGGTTTCTGTTTCGACTAGCAGAACAGCCCCTCAGAAGCCATCCCTACCGCTTTATTTGGCCTAGTGGCGCAGCCACTAGCGACACCATAAATATAATTCGTTTCGTACAAAGGAGTCTTAACATGTCTCAGAATCAAGATTTAGAAAAACGTCGCCAAGCCGCAACGCCTCGTGGCGTTGGCATTATGTGTAGCTTCTATGCAGATAAAGCTAAAAATGCTGAGATTTGGGATACTGACGGCAATCGCTACATTGATTTCGCTGGCGGTATCGGGGTATTAAACACGGGTCACCTACACCCTAAAGTAAAAGCCGCTGTCGCTGAACAGCTACACAAGTTCAGCCACACTTGCTACCAGGTCGTGCCGTATGAAGCCTATATTGAAGTAGCCGAGTTGATTAATGAGCGTGCGCCCGTCGGTGGCACCGCTAAAACCGTCTTTTTGACCACTGGTGCCGAAGCGGTCGAAAATGCCGTTAAAATCGCCCGTAGCCATACCGGCCGTCGTGGTGTCATTTCATTCTTTGGTGGCTACCACGGCCGCACCAACTTCACTCTAGGCCTCACCGGCAAGGTTGCCCCCTACAAATTAGGCTTTGGCCCCTTCCCAGCCGACATCATTCACGCCCCCTATCCGAATGAGCTGCATGGCGTAAGCGAAGAAGAAGCGCTGACTGGCTTAAAGAAAATCTTTAAATCAAACATTGACCCTACCGATGTTGCGGCCATCATCATTGAGCCAATTCAAGGTGAAGGTGGCTTTAACGTGACGCCTTATTCGTTCTTAAAAGCCCTACGCGACATTTGCGATGAACACGGCATTGTGCTGATTTTTGATGAAGTCCAGTCTGGCTTTGCACGTACAGGTAAGCTGTTTGCCACCGAACACACGGGCGTCACGCCAGACCTGATCACCATTGCCAAGTCCTTGGCCGGTGGTTTCCCGCTATCCGGCGTGATTGGCAAAGCCAACATTATGGATGCGCCTTTACCCGGCGGCCTAGGCGGCACCTATGCCGGTAGCCCTCTAGCCCTAGCCGCCGCCAAAGCCGTGATTCACGCCATTGAAGATGAACAGCTGTGCCAACGCGCCCAAATCCTTGGCGACAAACTCATGGCTAAGCTAGAATCTTTAAAGTCCAGCATTCCCCACATTAAAGCCGTACGTGGTTTAGGCGCGATGGTCGCCGTAGAATTCATGCAGCCTGGCACAACTCAGCCTGACCCTGAGTTTGCTAAAAAAGCCCAAACCTACGCCCTCGAGCATGGCCTGATTTTATTGACCTGTGGGATGTATTACAACGTGATGCGCTTCTTATTCCCGCTGACCATTGAAGACAGCGTGTTTGATGAAGCCATGACGACCTTAGAAGCAGCCCTACAGTTCGCCAGCAAATAGTCCATTAATGCCAGCCTAAGGGCTGGCCTGATATTACAACGTGTAGACCAGATGTCCACACAGGAGTTGAAAAATGCAATTAAAAGATCAAAGTTTATTTAAACAGCAGTGCTACATTGACGGGCAATGGCTAAACGCCGACAGCGGCCAAACCCTAACTGTCACTAACCCCGCCACGGGCGAAGTATTGGGCACTGTGCCAAAAATGGGCCAAGCTGAAACCTTAAAGGCCATTGCGGCGGCAGAAGCGGCGATGAAAACCTGGAAAAAAACGCCAGCTAAAGCCAGAGCCAATATTTTGCGCAAGTGGTTCGATCTCATGATGGCGAACCAAGACGACTTAGCCGCTATTTTAACCGCCGAACAAGGCAAGCCATTGGCTGAAGCCAAAGGTGAAATTGCTTACGGTGCCTCTTACATTGAATGGTTTGCCGAAGAAGGCAAACGCGCCTACGGTGACATCATTCCCGCCAATGCACCCGACCAACGGGTCTTGGTGACCAAAGAGCCAATTGGCGTGTGCGCCGCTATTACCCCTTGGAACTTCCCCAATGCAATGATTACCCGCAAAGTAGCGCCTGCGCTAGCAGCAGGCTGTGCCATCGTAGTGCGCCCTGCCACGGCCACGCCCTATTCAGCTTTTGCTATTGCAGAGCTAGCTGACCGCGCAGGTTTACCCAAAGGCTTATTGAGCATCCTCACCGGCGGCTCAACCGATATTGGTCAGGTATTGACCGAACACCCTGTGGTGAAAAAATTCAGCTTCACCGGCTCAACCGAAGTCGGTAAAAAACTGATTGCCCAGTGCGCCACCACGGTAAAAAAAGTGTCGATGGAACTCGGCGGCAACGCCCCCTTCATCGTATTTGACGACGCAGACATTGATGCAGCCGTTGAAGGCGCCTTGATCTCTAAATTCCGCAACGTTGGTCAAACCTGCGTGTGCGCCAATCGTCTCTACGTACAAGAAGGCGTCTACGATGCGTTTGTAGCCAAGCTCACCACAGCCGTTAGCCAAATGAAGGTTGGCAATGGCTTTGAAGCCGGCGTTCAGCAAGGCCCCATGATCGACGCAGCGGCGGTTAAAAAAACCCAAGAGCACATTGACGATGCCGTAGCCAAAGGCGCTGAAGTGGTCTTAGGCGGTAAACCCCACGCTCTAGGCGGTAACTTCTTTGAGCCAACCATTGTGAAAAATGTGACGCAAAGCATGAAGGTAGCGAAGGAAGAAACCTTTGGCCCCTTAGCACCGGTATTTAAGTTCAAAACCGAAGAAGAAGCCATCCAATACGCCAACGACACTGAGTTTGGCCTGGCCAGCTACTTCTATGCTCGTGACGTGGGCCGTATTTTCCGCGTAGCAGAAGGCTTAGAGTACGGCATGGTGGCCGTGAACTCGGGTATTCTTTCCAATGAAGCCGCCCCTTTCGGTGGCAGCAAAGAATCTGGCCTTGGTCGTGAAGGCTCTAAGTACGGCATTGAAGATTACCTAGAAATTAAATACACGCTATTGGGCGGCCTCTAGGCTCACCCCTCCAATAACCATGCCAAAACTGCGCCCGATTGATGTCACTGATCGGGTGCAGTTTTTTTACCCTTCTAGGCACTTAACCTGCGTCCACACGCCGATCGATTTACCATGAACGTCATGAAACACATGCAAAAAACCCTATTACTCAGCGGCTGGCTATGGCTTGGCCTCGCCACCAGCCTTCATGCACAGCCCTCAATCATCAACACCAGCGACTACAGCGACGAGCAGCTGTCGGACATCCGCGCCAGCGTTCCGACTGATGGCTGGGTTTTGATCCAGCATCAAGAAGAGCGATACCTTCTAAATGTTTCCAATCAAGAATACACGCTGTCGCTTGCCTGCCAAGATTCAAAACAGCCTAGCTATCTTATCGAATATGCCCGAGCCTACCGTGATGGCACTTTTGACGGCATTGACTTGGTTAGCTCAAGCCGGCAGCAGTTCGCCAAAGTGGTATTTGAAGTCGATGGCCATGCTTTTGAAGACCCATTCACGCCTGCAACGGCTAAGGAGGCTCAAAGCCTCATCGCCGCTCTTAAACAAGGTAAGACGTTAACCGTAAAGGTTTATGACACGGCATTCAATCCAGAAACCGCCACCGAGACATTGGCCTTGAATCGCTCAATCAACTTTAAGCTCAATCATTCAGCGCTTCTAGATGAGATCACCCCTTGTCGCTAAAGCCCTTTTAGGTGCATCGTTCACTCATAAAAAACGCCTAGAAACAAACGTGACATCCGTCATTTCTAGGCGTTTTAGGCTGTCGCTTCCTGCTAGCGAATGAACCAATCAAACATCGGCACCATATAAGGCAGTAACAGCGTGGTCAAAATCCCATTTAGCCCCATGGCTAGGCCGGCGAAGGCGCCCATGTGCGGATTGATGTTAAATGCGTGGGCCGTCCCCACCCCGTGGGAATTAAGCCCCAAGGCAAAGCCCTTAACCTCATCTGAAGTAATGTTCAGCCATTGGTACACATATTTAGCCATGATGGCACCAAACATACCCGTAGTTAACACCACTAAAGTGCTGATGGAAGGCTCGCTGCCAAACTGTTCGGTCACGGCGATCGCAATCGGCGTCGTCACGGCTTTAGCCGTCATCGTCGCCACCAACACTTTGCTGCCGCCTAGCAGCGCCATCAAAAACCCCGCCGACACGATAGACGTCAAACAGCCTGCAACTAAACCTACCATAAACGGTTTAAAGTAATCCTGGATTTTTTTGATCTGCAAGGCTAAAGGCACGGCCAAAGCCACCGTAGCCGGCCCTAACAGAAAATGAATGAATTTAGCGCTGTCAAAATAGCGATCATAGGGCACGTTATTGCTCACCAAAAACAAGGACACCATACCCACCGTTAAGGCCACAGGATTGACTAAAGGATGAAAGCGGCTTTTGCGATGTAAGAACATCGCCAACATATAAGCAGCCAGCGTAATGGTCAGGCCTAATAAAGGTGACTGGGTCAGATACAGCCACATACTCTCTGGCTTATTCATGTTCGGCCTCTTTTTGCTTATTGATCATTCTTTGCACCACCCAGGCAGTCACGCCTAAGGTGATGAGGCTACTGCCGGCGATGCTGACAATCAGCGCCGTCCACTGGCCCTCTAGAAGCGCGGCACTGCTGATGATGCCCACGCCAGCAGGCACGAACAGCAACGACAAATGGCCAATCAACAGCCGACTGGTGTCTTGAATATAATCTAGTAATCGGGGGAAGACCAACAGACTAACAAATAACAGCAGCATGCCAATAACGGGGCCGGGAATCGGCAGGTTCAGATAGTGAGACAGTAACTCACCCATACTTTGGTATGCCAGTAAAATAGCAAATGCGCCTAACATGGTGTCACAACCTAATATATGATTAACAAAATGCAAAAGGTCACCCTAATAATTTAAAGTGACCAGTTACAACAATCATACAACTAATTGTTTCAGCCGTTAACCTTTATATAGCTCAGCGACCCACAAAAAGGCCGTAGGGGCCAACCACCCCACACATTGGCCTTTATTTGCTGGTTTCTAGCGGATAACCCGCCTCACACCACTCACGAAAACCACCGTCCATAGACAATACTTGGGTATAGCCCATTTTTTGTAGATTTAGCGCCGCCAGCGCCGAACGATAGCCGCCACCACAATAAAGAATCATTGGGGTACCAAAATCAGGGACGGCAGCCTCAATGTCACGCTCTAAAATCCCCTTCCCCATATAGATGGCTTGAGGCAGGTGGCTTTTGTCCCATTCAACCACTTCACGTACGTCTACAAACAGCGGCAACCGGCCTTCATCTAATAAGGCTTTGGTGGCGCTGACGCTGATGCCGTCAATTTGGGTACGTGCCTCTTGGCACAACTGTTCAAATCTAGGACTGTGTTGCATAAAACCTCCTTATTGGCAGAGGCCTCAAACGAAGCCTCTGGTGTTCAGCGCAAAAACTTACAATACTGGGGTGTCTACGCGCACGTCGGCGCACTGAGCCCGTAGCCGCAGGGCATGATCCATCAACACCATGGCCAGCATGGCTTCGGCGATGGGCGCTGCCCTTAGGCCGACACAAGGGTCATGGCGGCCATGCGTCGCCATTTCGATTGGCTCACCGGCTTTGGTGATTGATTGACGCGGCGTGGCGATGCTCGACGTGGGCTTAATCGCAATCTTGATGTCGAGGTTTTGGCCCGTGCTGATGCCGCCCAAAATGCCGCCAGCGTGATTGCTCAAAAACCCTGTCGGGCTTAATTCATCGCCGTGCACCGAGCCGCGCTGTGCAACGGCTTCAAAGCCGGCGCCGATTTCCACACCCTTAACGGCATTAATACTCATCATGGCGTGGGCAATGTCTGCATCAAGACGATCAAACACCGGCTCGCCCAAGCCTACGGGCACGTTAAAGGCTTCAATTTTCAGTTTAGCGCCAACTGAATCAAGGCTCTTGCGTACAGAATCCATATAGTCTTCTAAAGCGGGCACACGGCTTTGATTGGCTACAAAGAAAGGATTCTGGTTGATGTCTTCATAGCGTGAAAACGCAATTTCTTCCGTCCCAATTTGGGTCACATAGGCCACGATGTGGGTACCAAACTGCTGCTGCAACCATTTTTTAGCAATGGCGCCAGCGGCCACGCGGGCGGCGGTTTCTCGCGCCGAGCTACGGCCACCGCCACGGTGGTCGCGAATGCCGTATTTATGCCAATAGGTGTAGTCGGCATGGCCTGGACGGAAGGTTTCGGCAATATTGCCGTAGTCCTTGCTGCGCTGATCGGTATTGCGAATCAATAAGGCAATAGGCGTGCCTGTGGTTTTGCCTTCAAAAACGCCCGATAAAATTTCAACTTCGTCTGCTTCTCTTCTTTGCGTGACGTGGCGGCTTGTGCCTGGCTTACGTCGATCTAATTCCAACTGAATATCTTCAGCAGACAATGCCAACAAAGGGGGACAGCCATCGATCACGCAGCCTAATGCAGGACCGTGGCTTTCGCCAAAAGTAGTGACAGTAAACAACTGCCCAAATGTATTCCCAGCCATTGATGCGCCTTTTATTGTGGAAGGTTGATGATTATTATTGATCGCTCAGTTTAGCACAATCGGCTTTTCGATGGGGCTCAATATCGAGCACGAACATGGTTTTTATCACAGCAAAAAAGCCACAGCCGCCCGAGACAGAATTTGACTTAAGTCGTGTTTTATACTAATAATCAATACAAATATAACATTTAACTTTACCTAACAAAAACAAGGTATTTTAAAAATACCCACACCTCATCAACTTGCACGCGGCCCTTAACCTCTTTAGGCATAAGGCCATGTTCTCTATTGTTTCGGCCAATACAGAAAGGCAATCGCGATGCCCGTTAAAACCCTCCCTTCTTTACGCCTCAGGCGGCTACCGCTGTGGGCAGAACTCTGCCTGATGCTGGCCATTAAGCTGTCGCTCCTCTATGGCGCTTGGTACTTCTGGTTCTCTCAACCCGTGGCCAAAAACATGACCGTCCCTCCACCAGAGATCGAAACCCACTTTTTCGACCGCGCGACACAAACCTACTAACTCACGAAAGACACTCACTATGCTCACTGATTTAGTCGACCTATCTCGGCTGCAGTTTGGCCTGACCGCCCTATTCCACTTTTTATTCGTCCCGCTCACCATGGGGCTTTCTTGGATTTTGGTGATTTGCGAAAGCGCTTACGTGATGACCGGTAAGCAGATCTACAAAGACATGACGCGCTTTTGGGGCAAGCTCTTTGGGATTAACTTTGCCATGGGCGTCACCACCGGCATCACCCTGGAGTTTCAATTTGGCACCAACTGGGCCTATTACTCTCACTATGTAGGTGATATTTTTGGGGTGCCATTGGCCGTCGAAGGCTTAATGGCATTCTTTTTGGAGTCCACATTTGTGGGGCTGTTCTTCTTTGGCTGGGACCGATTATCCAAAAATAAACACTTAATGGTGACCTTCTTGGTGGCCCTTGGCTCTAACCTCTCTGCACTGTGGATTCTGATCGCCAACGCATGGATGCAGAACCCCGTTGGGGCAGAGTTTAATTATCAGACCATGCGCATGGAGCTAACCAATATGAGCGAGGTATTCTTTAATCCCGTCGCTCAAGTTAAATTCGTCCACACCGTAGCCGCCGCCTACGTAACCGCTTCAATGTTTGTTCTGGGCATCTCGGCCCTCTATCTACTGAAAAAACGCGACCAAGGATTTGCCCTACGCTCCTTTGCCATTGCGGCGGCCTTTGGCCTAGCCTCTGCACTGTCTGTCGTGGTCTTGGGCGACGAATCCGGCTATGAATCAGGTGAGGTACAAAAAGTGAAACTGGCGGCGATTGAGGCAGAATGGCGAACAGAGCCAGCACCGGCCTCGTTTACCGTGGTTGGCCTCCCCCAGCAAGAACAGGAACACACCCAGTACGCACTGAAAATCCCCTACGTGATGGGCATCATCGCCACCCGCAGTCTAGATAAAGAAGTGATGGGTTTGACCGACCTCAAGCACGCCAACGAAGCCCGTATTCGCAATGGCATGATTGCCTATGGCGCCCTAGAGCAACTGCGTAGCGGTGATGAATCAGCATCAACGCTGTCCTTATTTGACCAACACAAAGCAGACTTAGGCTATGGCCTGCTGTTGAAAAAATACACATCAGATGTGGTAGACGCCAGTGAAGCCCAAATCTTGTCGGCGGCCAAAGACACCATTCCCCACGTGGCGACCATTTTCTGGAGCTTCCGCGGCATGGTGGCTTTAGGCTTCTGGTTCATCATTGTGTTCATCATGGCCAACTACTACTTGCACAGTAATAAACTGCAGGAAAAGCGCTGGTTTCTTAAAGTCTGTTTATGGTCCATTCCCCTGCCATGGGTTGCGGCCGAACTGGGCTGGATTGTCGCTGAGATGGGCCGACAACCTTGGACTATTTCCGGTATTTTACCCACCCATCTGTCGGTGTCGCAGCTCGACATTGGCCAAGTTTGGTTTAGCCTTGCTGGCCTACTGAGCATTTATACTCTGCTCTTTATCATCGAGATGTACTTGATGCTCAAGTACATCAAGCTTGGCCCTGCCAGCCTAAAAACCGGTCGCTATAGTGGCGAAACCGATACCCAAGCTTAATACCCATAAAGGAGCCATTATGATTTTCGATTACGCAACCATTAAGCTCATCTGGTGGGGACTCATCATTGTGTTATTCATTGGGTTTGCCATCACCGACGGTTTTGACATGGGCGTCGCCAGCCTCTTGCCTTTTTTAGGCAAAACCGACGTTGAGCGCCGCATCATCATCAACAGCGTCGGCCCTGTCTGGGAAGGCAACCAAGTATGGTTCATCACCGCGGCGGGCGCCCTCTTTGCCGCTTGGCCCTTGGTCTATGCCACCTCGTTCTCCACGCTATACGTCGCTTTGATGCTGACCTTATTTGCCTTATTCATGCGCCCCGTTGGCTTTGACTACCGCAGTAAGCTTAGCAGCTCCCGCTGGCGCCAAAGCTGGGACTGGGCCTTGTTTGTCGGCGGTACGGTTCCCGCCGTGGTGTTCGGTGTGGCCTGTGGCAATTTATTTTTAGGCCTGCCGTTTCAGTTTAACGACGCCTTACAGGTTAGCTATCATGGCGGCTTTATCGACCTACTGAACCCTTTTGCCTTTTTTGCGGGATTGATGTCTTGGGCCTTACTCGCCTTTCATGGCAGCGTCTACCTCAGCAATAAATCTCTAGGAGCAGTACAGGCCCGAGCCCACCGAGCCACCCGCAACATTGGCTTGGCGTTTGTGACGATTTTCATCTTGGGTGGCGTTTGGGTCCATTTTATCCCTGGGCTCACCATTACCGCAGCACCAAACGGCAACAGCTTCGTCGCCCCCTTAGCCAAAACCGTGGTTCAGAGCGAAGGCGGCTGGCTACATAACTATTTTAGCCTGCCCGTTCTATGGCTGATCCCGATTCTGGCCATTGTAAGCGCGCTTGGGGCCATTGCCGCCATTAAAACCCAGCCCAAGCTCAGCATGATCTTGAGCTCATTGGTCGTTGCCACCACCATCTTAACCCCCGCTGTGGCGCTGTTTCCATTCGTCCTGCCCTCCTCAGCCCACATTGTTTCCAGCTTAACCCTCTTCGATGCGGCTTCTAGCCACAAAACGCTAGAAATCATGCTGCTGGCAGCGGTCATTTTCGTGCCCCTCATTCTGTTTTACACCAGCTGGGTGTATCGCGTCATGCGCGGCCCGGTGACGGAAGAGCGCTTACACAACGATACACACAACTATTAATTTAGGCGGCTTAGGCCGCTTTAGAAAGGACAGCCTTATGTGGTATTTTGCTTGGTTACTCGGCCTTGGTTTGGCCATCAGCACCGGCATTATTGGGGTTTTATGGCTAGAAAGTCAGTTTTCTTTCCAGGACCGCAAGGAAGATTAATCGTTTACCCCTCAAAAGCAGCCTTATAGAAGGCTGCTTTTTATTTTCTTCGCGCTGAAGCATCATCAGTGAAAGCAAGCACCTACAGACAATTAACGGCAAACTGTGGTCAATCATACCCACTTCAAATTTGACAAAATCGCGCCAGCCGTTTAACTTTCAAGCTTATTCCCAAAATAAAAAAAAGCACACTATGAAACCAATTATTAAACGCTTTGTGCTACATTTCGGTGAAATGGGTAGTCTATGGGGCATTAATAGAACAGTGGGCCAGATGTATGCCTTACTGTATCTATCCCAGAAGCCACTCAACGCCGATGACCTAGTTCAGGCACTACAAGTTTCACGTTCAAACGTGAGTGTGGGTCTAAAAGAGTTACAGTCATGGAAACTGATTCGCCTGGTTCACTACCCACAGGACCGCCGCGATTACTTCACCACTCCAGAAGACGTATGGCAAATCTTTAAGACCCTCATTGAAGAAAAACGTCGCCGCGAGGTAGAGCCTACCTTATCCATGCTCCGCGACACCCTATTAGTCAAACCTGAAGACAAAGAAGAACAATACGCGCAAGAACGCATCCACGAAATGCACGAATTGATCGACTTAGCCAGCAATTGGTTTGATGATGTTCAAAAGCTTTCTCCAGAAACCCTGGCCAAGCTAATGAAATTAGGCAGTAAGGTTAACCGCCTATTAGAAACCATGGAAAAATTAAAGCTCGGCGGCTCTAAGTCTTCCTAAACCCAGCCTAGCCAAAGACACCAATCACTTAGCTGCTTGGTGTTTTTTTCGTCAGCTGCTCCTTAAACCCTAGCACGACGCAGCCCTTGACGAACAACAAGGTGGCGCCGACAGAGATGATCATGGGCCTCGACCTATTATTTATAATGTTTTTAGTGGCCTTAGTGGCCAGTTTTTGTGATGCGATCGCCGGCGGTGGTGGCCTCTTAACGTTACCGGCCTTACTGCTGGCCAGTGTTGAACCCGTATCTGCCCTAGCCACCAATAAGCTACAAGCCTCTGTCGGCAGCGTGTCGGCAGCCTTAACCTTTATTCGTAAAGGCATCGTTAGCTGGCGTAAGATTTGGCCCATGGCCCTCAGCGCTGGCATTGGCTCCCTCCTCGGTGCCTTATCGGTCAATTTATTACCTCCTGAGGTACTCAAGGGCTTTGTGCCCATCTTACTGATTGCCGTGGCGCTGTATTTTATTTTCTCACCCAAATTGAGCGACCTTGATGGCCAACCCAAAATGTCGGCGTTTGCATTCGGCCTGACCGTCGTACCCGCCATCGGCTTTTACGATGGCATTTTCGGCCCAGGCACGGGTTCTTTCTTAACCTTAGGCTTCGTCTCATTAATGGGCTATGGCATCATTAAGTCCATCGGCCACACAAAAGTGTTAAATGCCGCCACCAATCTCGGCGCCCTGCTGGTTTTCCTGACCTACGGCAAAATCATTTGGGCCCTCGCCTTAGCCATGGCGGCAGGCTCATTCATTGGCGCCCAACTGGGCGCACGTTTTGCCATGAAGGCTGGCGCCAAAGTAGTGAAGCCCATGCTGATCACCATCTGCTGCCTGATGGCGATCAAGCTGCTGATGGAGGCCGACCACCCCATTCGACTCTTT comes from Neisseriaceae bacterium CLB008 and encodes:
- a CDS encoding CidA/LrgA family protein, which translates into the protein MLGAFAILLAYQSMGELLSHYLNLPIPGPVIGMLLLFVSLLVFPRLLDYIQDTSRLLIGHLSLLFVPAGVGIISSAALLEGQWTALIVSIAGSSLITLGVTAWVVQRMINKQKEAEHE
- the aroC gene encoding chorismate synthase; this translates as MAGNTFGQLFTVTTFGESHGPALGCVIDGCPPLLALSAEDIQLELDRRKPGTSRHVTQRREADEVEILSGVFEGKTTGTPIALLIRNTDQRSKDYGNIAETFRPGHADYTYWHKYGIRDHRGGGRSSARETAARVAAGAIAKKWLQQQFGTHIVAYVTQIGTEEIAFSRYEDINQNPFFVANQSRVPALEDYMDSVRKSLDSVGAKLKIEAFNVPVGLGEPVFDRLDADIAHAMMSINAVKGVEIGAGFEAVAQRGSVHGDELSPTGFLSNHAGGILGGISTGQNLDIKIAIKPTSSIATPRQSITKAGEPIEMATHGRHDPCVGLRAAPIAEAMLAMVLMDHALRLRAQCADVRVDTPVL
- a CDS encoding NAD-dependent succinate-semialdehyde dehydrogenase; the protein is MQLKDQSLFKQQCYIDGQWLNADSGQTLTVTNPATGEVLGTVPKMGQAETLKAIAAAEAAMKTWKKTPAKARANILRKWFDLMMANQDDLAAILTAEQGKPLAEAKGEIAYGASYIEWFAEEGKRAYGDIIPANAPDQRVLVTKEPIGVCAAITPWNFPNAMITRKVAPALAAGCAIVVRPATATPYSAFAIAELADRAGLPKGLLSILTGGSTDIGQVLTEHPVVKKFSFTGSTEVGKKLIAQCATTVKKVSMELGGNAPFIVFDDADIDAAVEGALISKFRNVGQTCVCANRLYVQEGVYDAFVAKLTTAVSQMKVGNGFEAGVQQGPMIDAAAVKKTQEHIDDAVAKGAEVVLGGKPHALGGNFFEPTIVKNVTQSMKVAKEETFGPLAPVFKFKTEEEAIQYANDTEFGLASYFYARDVGRIFRVAEGLEYGMVAVNSGILSNEAAPFGGSKESGLGREGSKYGIEDYLEIKYTLLGGL
- a CDS encoding rhodanese-like domain-containing protein produces the protein MQHSPRFEQLCQEARTQIDGISVSATKALLDEGRLPLFVDVREVVEWDKSHLPQAIYMGKGILERDIEAAVPDFGTPMILYCGGGYRSALAALNLQKMGYTQVLSMDGGFREWCEAGYPLETSK
- the yaaA gene encoding peroxide stress protein YaaA; amino-acid sequence: MFFVLSPAKTLDETTPAPTQTYTQSPLLAHSEALIKVCRKLSPQAIAELMKVSDKIALLNSERFGEWATPFDLKNAKQAVYLFKGDVYDGLDAYHLTPAATDYLQQHLGILSGLYGILKPLDLMQPYRLEMGTKLQNAKGANLYAYWGQTIAKQINQYMREGGHTTLINLASNEYFKAVDLKTLAYPIITPVFKDKKNGEYKIISFYAKKARGLMVKYAAENQINTPEALKNFDLAGYRYSDEHSKAHEWVYLREEQ
- a CDS encoding LrgB family protein encodes the protein MNKPESMWLYLTQSPLLGLTITLAAYMLAMFLHRKSRFHPLVNPVALTVGMVSLFLVSNNVPYDRYFDSAKFIHFLLGPATVALAVPLALQIKKIQDYFKPFMVGLVAGCLTSIVSAGFLMALLGGSKVLVATMTAKAVTTPIAIAVTEQFGSEPSISTLVVLTTGMFGAIMAKYVYQWLNITSDEVKGFALGLNSHGVGTAHAFNINPHMGAFAGLAMGLNGILTTLLLPYMVPMFDWFIR
- the gabT gene encoding 4-aminobutyrate--2-oxoglutarate transaminase, whose translation is MSQNQDLEKRRQAATPRGVGIMCSFYADKAKNAEIWDTDGNRYIDFAGGIGVLNTGHLHPKVKAAVAEQLHKFSHTCYQVVPYEAYIEVAELINERAPVGGTAKTVFLTTGAEAVENAVKIARSHTGRRGVISFFGGYHGRTNFTLGLTGKVAPYKLGFGPFPADIIHAPYPNELHGVSEEEALTGLKKIFKSNIDPTDVAAIIIEPIQGEGGFNVTPYSFLKALRDICDEHGIVLIFDEVQSGFARTGKLFATEHTGVTPDLITIAKSLAGGFPLSGVIGKANIMDAPLPGGLGGTYAGSPLALAAAKAVIHAIEDEQLCQRAQILGDKLMAKLESLKSSIPHIKAVRGLGAMVAVEFMQPGTTQPDPEFAKKAQTYALEHGLILLTCGMYYNVMRFLFPLTIEDSVFDEAMTTLEAALQFASK
- a CDS encoding cytochrome ubiquinol oxidase subunit I — its product is MLTDLVDLSRLQFGLTALFHFLFVPLTMGLSWILVICESAYVMTGKQIYKDMTRFWGKLFGINFAMGVTTGITLEFQFGTNWAYYSHYVGDIFGVPLAVEGLMAFFLESTFVGLFFFGWDRLSKNKHLMVTFLVALGSNLSALWILIANAWMQNPVGAEFNYQTMRMELTNMSEVFFNPVAQVKFVHTVAAAYVTASMFVLGISALYLLKKRDQGFALRSFAIAAAFGLASALSVVVLGDESGYESGEVQKVKLAAIEAEWRTEPAPASFTVVGLPQQEQEHTQYALKIPYVMGIIATRSLDKEVMGLTDLKHANEARIRNGMIAYGALEQLRSGDESASTLSLFDQHKADLGYGLLLKKYTSDVVDASEAQILSAAKDTIPHVATIFWSFRGMVALGFWFIIVFIMANYYLHSNKLQEKRWFLKVCLWSIPLPWVAAELGWIVAEMGRQPWTISGILPTHLSVSQLDIGQVWFSLAGLLSIYTLLFIIEMYLMLKYIKLGPASLKTGRYSGETDTQA